The Myxococcaceae bacterium JPH2 genome window below encodes:
- a CDS encoding purine-binding chemotaxis protein CheW, with product MPRFDSLLDDFFYRPDEDVSGLVDFAAGSHGATPQAVEEVPEEYLSFLLEDECYAVPLLAVREICKVPPLTEIPRAEPWLLGVMNLRGELLPVYDVKLRLRLAEVPAKVAGPEALPAPRAARILVLKTEEGPAGVWVDSVLGVVRLKPSMLEAAPPGLRGERDCVVGLGRRGSQLYILLDPELALAS from the coding sequence GTGCCCCGCTTCGACTCGCTGCTCGACGACTTCTTCTACCGACCGGACGAGGACGTCTCGGGGCTGGTGGACTTCGCGGCTGGCAGCCACGGCGCGACGCCCCAGGCCGTGGAAGAAGTGCCCGAGGAGTACCTGTCCTTCCTGCTGGAGGACGAGTGCTACGCGGTGCCGCTGCTCGCCGTGCGGGAGATCTGCAAGGTGCCGCCCCTGACGGAGATTCCGCGCGCGGAGCCCTGGCTGTTGGGCGTGATGAACCTGCGCGGCGAGCTGCTGCCCGTGTACGACGTGAAGCTGCGCCTGCGGCTCGCGGAGGTGCCCGCGAAGGTGGCGGGGCCGGAGGCGCTGCCTGCGCCCCGTGCGGCGCGCATCCTGGTGCTGAAGACGGAGGAGGGGCCCGCGGGTGTGTGGGTGGACAGCGTGCTGGGGGTGGTGCGGCTCAAGCCCTCGATGTTGGAGGCGGCGCCGCCGGGACTTCGTGGCGAGCGCGACTGCGTGGTGGGGCTGGGCCGCCGAGGCTCGCAGCTCTACATCCTCCTGGACCCCGAGCTGGCGCTCGCCTCATGA
- a CDS encoding chemotaxis protein CheW produces MTNPVNLLARRPRAVTEADAAAHDPVVQLCAFFVGREEYVLDIQRVEEILPLQRVIPIPHTPSFVEGVLHLRGAILPVVDLRRRLQGQEGPATPKTRLLVCRVGNRRVVVRVDRVAEVLRVRRADIQPAPAVVSAGRSPFVVGVCGPPERLRLLLDIKALLRSELEREAARPGGAE; encoded by the coding sequence ATGACGAACCCCGTGAACCTGTTGGCGCGCCGCCCTCGCGCGGTGACGGAAGCGGACGCCGCCGCGCATGACCCCGTCGTGCAGTTGTGCGCCTTCTTCGTGGGCCGCGAGGAGTACGTGCTCGACATCCAGCGGGTGGAGGAGATCCTCCCGCTCCAGCGCGTCATCCCCATCCCGCACACGCCCTCGTTCGTGGAGGGCGTGCTGCACTTGCGCGGCGCCATCCTCCCCGTGGTGGATTTGCGGCGGCGTTTGCAGGGACAAGAGGGGCCCGCGACGCCCAAGACGCGGCTGCTCGTGTGCAGGGTGGGGAATCGGCGCGTGGTGGTGCGGGTGGACCGGGTGGCCGAGGTGCTGCGGGTGCGCCGGGCCGACATCCAGCCCGCGCCCGCCGTGGTGAGCGCGGGACGTTCTCCGTTCGTGGTGGGCGTGTGCGGGCCTCCCGAGCGGCTGCGCCTGTTGCTGGACATCAAGGCGCTCCTGCGCTCGGAGCTGGAGCGTGAGGCAGCGCGGCCCGGAGGGGCGGAATGA